The proteins below are encoded in one region of Drosophila santomea strain STO CAGO 1482 chromosome 2R, Prin_Dsan_1.1, whole genome shotgun sequence:
- the LOC120445792 gene encoding G protein alpha s subunit isoform X1: protein MGCFGSPTSKQSDVSSEDSKSQKRRSDAISRQLQKDKQLYRATHRLLLLGAGESGKSTIVKQMRILHVDGFSDSEKKQKIDDIKKNIRDAILTITGAMSTLNPPVALEKKENEPRVEYIQDYASSPDFNYPPEFYEHTEELWKDKGVLQTYERSNEYQLIDCAKYFLDRVSTIKNPNYTPNEQDILRCRVLTSGIFETRFQVDKVNFHMFDVGGQRDERRKWIQCFNDVTAIIFVTACSSYNMVLREDPTQNRLRESLDLFKSIWNNRWLRTISIILFLNKQDLLAEKIKAGKSKLSEYFSEFNKYQTPIDTGDAIMESNDDPEVIRAKYFIRDEFLRISTASGDGKHYCYPHFTCAVDTENIKRVFNDCRDIIQRMHLRQYELL from the exons ATGGGTTGCTTTGGGTCGCCCACCTCCAAGCAGTCGGACGTGAGCTCGGAGGACTCGAAGAGCCAGAAGCGCCGGAGCGATGCAATATCTAGACAGTTGCAGAAGGACAAACAGCTCTACAGGGCCACACACAGGCTGCTCCTCCTGGGGGCGGGCGAGTCCGGCAAATCAACCATAGTCAAGCAAATGCGAATATTGCATGTCGACGGATTTTCTGACTCGGAGAAGAAACAGAAAATTGATGATATTAAAAAGAATATTCGAGACGCTATCTTG ACTATTACAGGAGCCATGAGCACACTTAATCCACCTGTAGCTTtagaaaagaaggaaaatgAACCCAGAGTGGAGTACATTCAGGATTATGCATCTA GTCCGGACTTTAATTATCCTCCTGAATTTTATGAACATACAGAAGAACTATGGAAAGACAAGGGCGTTCTTCAAACCTATGAGAGGTCGAATGAGTATCAATTAATCGATTGTGCGAAATA CTTCCTGGACCGAGTGAGCACAATCAAGAATCCAAACTACACCCCTAATGAGCAGGATATTCTTCGGTGCCGTGTTTTGACTTCTGGAATATTTGAAACAAGATTTCAAGTGGACAAAGTAAACTTTCA CATGTTTGATGTCGGAGGACAGCGAGACGAGCGTAGGAAATGGATTCAGTGTTTCAATGATGTAACTGCTATTATATTCGTAACTGCGTGCTCAAGTTATAACATGGTTTTGCGGGAGGACCCCACCCAAAATCGACTTCGAGAATCTTTGGATTTGTTCAAGAGTATTTGGAACAACAG ATGGCTTCGCACGATTTCTATTatactatttttaaataagcaaGATTTGTTAGCAGAGAAAATTAAGGCTGGAAAAAGTAAATTGTCGGAATATTTCTCCGAGTTTAACAAATACCAAACGCCAA TCGACACAGGTGACGCAATAATGGAATCCAATGACGACCCAGAAGTAATAcgagcaaaatatttcatacGAGACGAGTTTCTG CGTATATCTACCGCTAGCGGAGACGGAAAACACTACTGCTATCCACATTTCACATGCGCCGTTGACACAGAAAACATTAAACGTGTGTTTAATGATTGCAGAGACATTATTCAAAGGATGCACCTTCGTcaatatgaattgttataG
- the LOC120445792 gene encoding guanine nucleotide-binding protein G(s) subunit alpha isoform X2 — protein sequence MGCFGSPTSKQSDVSSEDSKSQKRRSDAISRQLQKDKQLYRATHRLLLLGAGESGKSTIVKQMRILHVDGFSDSEKKQKIDDIKKNIRDAILTITGAMSTLNPPVALEKKENEPRVEYIQDYASSPDFNYPPEFYEHTEELWKDKGVLQTYERSNEYQLIDCAKYFLDRVSTIKNPNYTPNEQDILRCRVLTSGIFETRFQVDKVNFHMFDVGGQRDERRKWIQCFNDVTAIIFVTACSSYNMVLREDPTQNRLRESLDLFKSIWNNRWLRTISIILFLNKQDLLAEKIKAGKSKLSEYFSEFNKYQTPSDAIMESNDDPEVIRAKYFIRDEFLRISTASGDGKHYCYPHFTCAVDTENIKRVFNDCRDIIQRMHLRQYELL from the exons ATGGGTTGCTTTGGGTCGCCCACCTCCAAGCAGTCGGACGTGAGCTCGGAGGACTCGAAGAGCCAGAAGCGCCGGAGCGATGCAATATCTAGACAGTTGCAGAAGGACAAACAGCTCTACAGGGCCACACACAGGCTGCTCCTCCTGGGGGCGGGCGAGTCCGGCAAATCAACCATAGTCAAGCAAATGCGAATATTGCATGTCGACGGATTTTCTGACTCGGAGAAGAAACAGAAAATTGATGATATTAAAAAGAATATTCGAGACGCTATCTTG ACTATTACAGGAGCCATGAGCACACTTAATCCACCTGTAGCTTtagaaaagaaggaaaatgAACCCAGAGTGGAGTACATTCAGGATTATGCATCTA GTCCGGACTTTAATTATCCTCCTGAATTTTATGAACATACAGAAGAACTATGGAAAGACAAGGGCGTTCTTCAAACCTATGAGAGGTCGAATGAGTATCAATTAATCGATTGTGCGAAATA CTTCCTGGACCGAGTGAGCACAATCAAGAATCCAAACTACACCCCTAATGAGCAGGATATTCTTCGGTGCCGTGTTTTGACTTCTGGAATATTTGAAACAAGATTTCAAGTGGACAAAGTAAACTTTCA CATGTTTGATGTCGGAGGACAGCGAGACGAGCGTAGGAAATGGATTCAGTGTTTCAATGATGTAACTGCTATTATATTCGTAACTGCGTGCTCAAGTTATAACATGGTTTTGCGGGAGGACCCCACCCAAAATCGACTTCGAGAATCTTTGGATTTGTTCAAGAGTATTTGGAACAACAG ATGGCTTCGCACGATTTCTATTatactatttttaaataagcaaGATTTGTTAGCAGAGAAAATTAAGGCTGGAAAAAGTAAATTGTCGGAATATTTCTCCGAGTTTAACAAATACCAAACGCCAA GTGACGCAATAATGGAATCCAATGACGACCCAGAAGTAATAcgagcaaaatatttcatacGAGACGAGTTTCTG CGTATATCTACCGCTAGCGGAGACGGAAAACACTACTGCTATCCACATTTCACATGCGCCGTTGACACAGAAAACATTAAACGTGTGTTTAATGATTGCAGAGACATTATTCAAAGGATGCACCTTCGTcaatatgaattgttataG
- the LOC120445793 gene encoding uncharacterized protein LOC120445793 isoform X1 produces the protein MNLYVLLVVVSVFLHFIHAAPSVDISNDELLDGKYLCEAGSKKYDGPFIVRLISAANGQTVVCYECSQSDFKAKYSVKPCGDRFAPGKIGSGHHRDLVPYLVRMDPLYKDTWSSKLKRNFDEIDKASASFSILNQLV, from the exons ATGAATCTATACGTGCTCCTGGTGGTGGTGTCGGTGTTCCTGCACTTCATTCATGCAGCGCCCAGTGTG GATATTTCCAACGACGAACTGCTGGATGGAAAATATCTTTGTGAAG CTGGCTCCAAGAAGTACGATGGACCCTTCATAGTGAG ATTGATTTCGGCCGCCAATGGACAAACGGTCGTCTGCTACGAGTGCAGCCAGTCGGACTTCAAGGCGAAGTACTCCGTGAAGCCCTGCGGAGATCGCTTCGCGCCCGGCAAGATCGGGTCGGGCCACCACCGGGACCTGGTGCCCTACCTGGTGAGGATGGACCCCCTGTACAAGGACACCTGGAGCAGTAAGCTCAAGCGCAACTTCGACGAGATCGACAAGGCCTCCGCCAGCTTCAGCATCCTCAACCAACTCGTCTAG
- the LOC120445793 gene encoding uncharacterized protein LOC120445793 isoform X2: MNLYVLLVVVSVFLHFIHAAPSVDISNDELLDGKYLCEDFPALRELCNGNSASLRQTGFPNDDLSTSPLFNDFYKLFQRNVNIFLAKNKSPESLQERFSRTVSKRGLDSIGGGHLIKRTPLDRQLLSD; encoded by the exons ATGAATCTATACGTGCTCCTGGTGGTGGTGTCGGTGTTCCTGCACTTCATTCATGCAGCGCCCAGTGTG GATATTTCCAACGACGAACTGCTGGATGGAAAATATCTTTGTGAAG ATTTTCCAGCGTTAAGAGAGTTGTGTAACGGAAACAGCGCGAGTTTGCGACAAACTGGATTTCCAAACGACGACCTTTCCACATCGCCGTTGTTTAACGACTTTTACAAGCTCTTCCAACgcaatgtaaatatttttctggccaaaaacaaGAGCCCCGAGTCCTTGCAAGAGCGCTTCTCGAGAACAGTTTCGAAACGCGGCTTGGACAGCATTGGTGGCGGCCACTTGATAAAGCGGACGCCACTTGATAGACAGCTCCTAAGCGACTAG
- the LOC120444656 gene encoding stomatin-like protein 2, mitochondrial has protein sequence MSRFLLNKRFVPSLVQQDFLLAGSWIPSQSRRGKASTPINMCVMFVPQQEAWVVERMGRFHRILDPGLNILVPVADKIKYVQSLKEIAIDVPKQSAITSDNVTLSIDGVLYLRIIDPYKASYGVEDPEFAITQLAQTTMRSELGKMSMDKVFRERESLNVSIVDSINKASEAWGIACLRYEIRDIRLPTRVHEAMQMQVEAERRKRAAILESEGVREAEINIAEGKRKSRILASEAERQEHINKASGEAAAIIAVADARARSLLAIAKSLSHLDGQNAASLTLAEQYIGAFKKLAKTNNTMILPSNPGDVNGFVAQALAVYNHVSTSNQATKSSENVKGVGACLNAKSVEYKELQEDKSSVKMNIE, from the exons ATGTCGAGATTTCTTTTGAACAAAAGATTCGTTCCCAGTTTGGTCCAG CAAGACTTCCTGCTCGCCGGCTCATGGATTCCGTCGCAATCTCGGAGGGGAAAGGCCTCCACCCCGATAAACATGTGTGTTATGTTTGTGCCCCAGCAAGAG GCCTGGGTGGTGGAGCGCATGGGACGGTTTCATAGGATTCTGGACCCCGGACTCAACATACTGGTACCGGTGGCGGACAAAATCAAATACGTCCAGAGCCTGAAGGAAATCGCCATAGATGTGCCCAAACAGAGTGCTATTACCTCCGACAACGTGACCCTGAGCATTGACGGCGTGCTCTACTTGCGCATCATTGATCCATACAAAG CGTCGTATGGCGTGGAGGATCCGGAGTTCGCAATAACACAACTGGCCCAGACGACGATGAGATCGGAGCTGGGAAAGATGTCAATGGACAAGGTCTTCCGCGAGAGGGAGTCCCTCAACGTCAGCATCGTGGACTCGATCAACAAGGCCAGCGAGGCGTGGGGCATCGCCTGTCTGCGATACGAGATCCGTGATATCCGA CTGCCCACCAGGGTTCACGAGGCGATGCAAATGCAAGTGGAGGCCGAGCGGCGAAAACGAGCCGCTATTCTGGAATCAGAGGGTGTTCGCGAGGCCGAAATCAACATTGCCGAGGGCAAGCGGAAGTCCAGGATTCTAGCCTCCG AGGCAGAGCGCCAGGAGCACATCAACAAGGCTAGCGGAGAGGCGGCTGCCATTATAGCCGTGGCGGATGCCAGAGCACGCAGTCTGCTGGCCATAGCGAAATCCCTATCCCACCTG GATGGACAGAATGCTGCTTCCCTCACGCTGGCCGAGCAGTATATTGGAGCCTTCAAGAAACTGGCCAAGACGAATAACACCATGATCTTGCCCTCGAATCCTGGCGATGTCAATGGCTTCGTGGCCCAGGCACTGGCGGTGTACAATCACGTTTCCACCTCTAACCAGGCCACCAAGTCTTCGGAAAACGTAAAGGGTGTGGGTGCCTGCTTGAACGCAAAGAGTGTTGAGTACAAGGAGTTGCAGGAGGATAAAAGCAGTGTGAAAATGAATATTGAATAG
- the LOC120444654 gene encoding fizzy-related protein homolog, which yields MFQPEYEQRLLRGVAGGKKEYLDLRCIPTRAGNQWNRNFALAPGDSSECQSSVYSSLLRNEFLDENITSLENCKQSTQVHAQSEEFKERHNNRIFGFAKGSSPSVRTPFSNISESSQRLLSISKRPVRRLPRRPYKILDAPELQDDFYLNLIDWSSKNTLAVGLGCSVYLWSAVSGQVTRLCDFNNEDNLVTAVSWHGEGRQVAIGTQSGYVTIWDAERQKQLNRLDGHSARVTALAWRGNRLASGSRDRSILQRDVRNPPTHITRCLRGHKLEVCGLQWSPSNRYLASGGSDNRLLVWTDDWPEPIYAFDEHKAVVKALGWSPHKSGLLASGGGSADQCLRFWNVLTGKLVQCINTGAQISNLAWARDSRELVTTHGHAQPQVIAWRYPSLKQVARLSGHTQRVLHLSVSPDNESIVTGGADETLRFWTVFTKQQTSKETNSGLSLFQGIR from the coding sequence ATGTTTCAACCGGAGTATGAACAACGATTGCTTCGGGGCGTAGCCGGCGGAAAGAAGGAGTACCTCGATCTACGCTGCATTCCCACGCGAGCTGGTAATCAGTGGAACCGCAACTTCGCCCTCGCTCCAGGAGACTCCAGTGAGTGCCAGAGCTCTGTGTACTCCAGTCTGTTGCGCAACGAGTTCCTGGACGAGAATATCACGTCCTTGGAGAACTGCAAGCAAAGCACACAGGTCCATGCCCAATCAGAGGAGTTTAAGGAGCGGCATAACAACCGCATCTTTGGATTTGCCAAAGGCTCTTCGCCGTCGGTGCGTACACCATTCTCCAACATCAGCGAGAGCAGCCAGCGGCTGCTCAGCATCTCCAAAAGACCCGTGCGCCGACTGCCACGTCGGCCGTACAAGATACTCGATGCGCCGGAGCTGCAAGATGACTTCTACCTGAACCTTATTGACTGGTCGTCCAAAAACACCCTGGCCGTTGGCCTGGGGTGCTCGGTTTATCTCTGGAGTGCAGTCAGTGGACAGGTGACGCGACTATGCGACTTCAACAACGAGGATAACCTGGTTACAGCAGTTAGCTGGCATGGTGAGGGACGTCAGGTGGCCATCGGCACCCAGTCCGGCTACGTGACCATTTGGGATGCTGAGCGACAGAAGCAATTAAACCGACTGGACGGGCACTCGGCGCGTGTAACTGCGCTAGCTTGGCGGGGCAACCGATTGGCCAGTGGATCGCGCGATCGCTCCATTTTGCAGCGGGATGTCCGTAATCCCCCGACGCACATAACACGCTGCTTGCGCGGACACAAGCTAGAGGTGTGTGGCCTACAGTGGTCGCCCAGCAATCGCTACTTGGCCAGCGGTGGCAGCGATAACCGCCTGCTGGTTTGGACGGACGACTGGCCAGAGCCCATTTACGCCTTCGACGAGCACAAGGCGGTGGTCAAGGCGCTAGGCTGGTCGCCACATAAATCCGGTCTGCTGGCCAGTGGCGGTGGGTCCGCCGATCAATGCTTGCGCTTTTGGAACGTGCTCACCGGGAAGCTGGTCCAGTGCATCAACACCGGCGCTCAGATCAGCAACCTGGCCTGGGCTAGGGACTCTCGAGAGTTGGTGACCACCCACGGACACGCGCAGCCACAGGTCATTGCCTGGCGCTATCCCTCGCTGAAGCAGGTGGCCAGGCTGTCCGGGCACACGCAGCGGGTACTCCATCTGTCCGTGAGCCCGGACAACGAGTCCATAGTGACTGGCGGCGCAGATGAGACGCTTCGCTTCTGGACCGTTTTCACCAAACAGCAAACGTCCAAGGAGACGAACTCTGGCCTCAGTTTGTTCCAAGGCATAAGATGA